acatttttgttcattttgccATCATCCTCTCGTGAGTTACCTTTAGGCTTCTTGGTTGTATCTCCCTAGACAGAGCCATCTGTTGAGTCTCGATCTGCGCAATATCGACGTTGCTGAGTGCGCAAAAAACTTCCCCTATGATGTCGTCTCTGCTGTAACGATCGAAACTCAGGATGACGAAGTGTAGTGTTATACTGGGTAGTTGGTTGAAGCTGATGCCGTAGAAGGTGAAGTCTTCGTCGTATACTGGGTTGCGGGTTTTGCGCAATACCCGTGTTTTCACCTGTGAAAGAGTGTTGTTGAGAGGAGGTTTTCTCGGAGGTTCGTGGAGTACTTTGTGTTGTTTGTCGGGCAAAAGTTGCAACTTGACGTATGGGTCGCTAGATCCGGTGTTGGGATCTTTGGCCGGCAGATCCTTGCATCGAACCACGGAGACGATGAGGGCGTTCTTGTCATGTTTATATCTGAAATATTAGAGTAAAATTGGTCAATTTCTTGCCTAGTTTAAGTAAGTAAATTATGGAGAAAATGCATTGGATTTATTACAGGATGGTGCGTCATTTTTCCTcgttaagcaatttttttccactcgGCATATGGGATTAAACTTCGAGTCACATCATTACTCTGTATCTCCAGCGCTTTCCAATCGATCGGATTTGAAACGTTCCGCACTTACACGCGAAATTCTTAAAGAGAATATTTAACCAAGGCCCATGCAAATTCGATTTGCTAATTACTCGAGATCCGAATCTTACCGGCAGCTTTAAATGTTGCTCAGGTTTCGTCggattttatatttcattcgTATAAATTTAAGTGGCAATCCCGCTGCCGTACCTGAATATCCCGAGGTAATTTTCCACGGTAGGGAAGTAggtgaaaatgtatttatcCGATTTTCCGGTTGGTGCCCAGGTCACGTTCTAAGCTGCCTGAAAATTTAACCGGAAATATGgctttttagagttttttaaCTAACATCGATTATTGCTGCATCCACATGCTGACACTTTCGGTCCGGAGAATATCCCGTAATAAAATCGTAATGCCATGTGGTTGCTATATGCATTTACGCTTTATTAAATTCCCTTAAGGGAGAGACCATAAGTTTTACCTTAATTTGAATACTAGCTGCCCCAAATATGCAACGCTTTGCTGCAGGTTCTTCTCGTTCGTCTCTTGTTCTTCCTTGGTGGGGCTCTGCCGCTCATTCTCAGCAATGCACGTGTCCTTCGGGGCCTGCAGAGAAccaatattcattttaatcaATATCTTAAATACACCCAAGAATCACCAACGTCTCGTCGTTGAAACGATCTCCTCCTCCCGGAGACTCGTCCTCCTCCAGCACAGAACCACTTACTTTTGATTTGCAAAAACTTACCTGATTCTCAACCCTGGGCTCAAAGTGCGGGTGGCTGGACACTCCACTCTCAAGGGGCCCTACAATGCCGGTGGGACTAGGAGTTTGCGGCGACAGCAACTAGTAAAATGGAGTAGCATTAAATGATACAATAACTCTTGGAAACCCTTACTCCTGGGGGTGTCTTGGATACGCCAGTAGGACTGGGACTTTTTTTGAGGTAGTGGGTGCCACTCCCTGCGCCTGCAGGAGATTTCACTGCCGTGGGCCTACGATGGGAGTGGAACGCCAAGGGTTGGTCAGGGCCATTACGTTTCGCGCGCAATCGCCGGCGGCGCTGGTAGCAATAGTAGGTACCGAGCAGTACCATGACAGCGAATGTTACACCTCCGATGCATAGTCCGATGATAGAGTAGTTAACTGCAGATTGTGATTAATTGGAAATGCACGAACTCAGGAGAAACAGTCATtcaaatattgacatttttacattatatttCGAGTGGTAACTAAATAACCGGAGTTTTGCTTTTCCTTCGGATATTTCGTTGATGTTAACTCCCGGGCGTGACGAACCCCATTTTGCGGGGCTCGAAAGAGAATATATCACGTTAAGTCTCGTAGGgagcttgaaaatttttgttttcctcgaataatagaaaatcaaGAGTGTAAATCGATAAAATGATGACAACATCCAGGAAAAGATTAATCTCCTTGTTAATAGTATATCCAGATAAATATAGTAACACTAATGGCATCGATGTAACACAAACATAttctaaatgtgttaaaatattgagagcggaaaattatttgaattagcAAATACAGATTCAAGAATTGTCCATTACTCCTTTGCAATATATCCATTTCTCTTTGGTTGCAAGAGTTTCTAtcgaaattttatgttttgttgGGTTTACATATTAATAAGCCATTTGATCCGTACTTGGCTCGGGCGGGTGAAAAATCGATGATTTTGTGGCTAGGTGGTAAAATTGGCAACTAGCAGCACAtggaaaatttacatattcatttcaaaatatcaaaaaaagagaatataatgtataataaaatctaaCTACcccgaactaacccgaactaacttGAACTTTTCTatctattgaattttataaaattaactaGCGATATTAGAGTCAATGCGGTTGTAAACTGCTTAAAACTTTAACCCAACGACTTGGTTTTGTTGCCCGCCAGACCATAAAGTTTGATAAATTTCAGATCCGTTAACTAACATATCTGGCCCATCTCAATCTTAGTTAATTAGGCAAAAATCTCCGCAATGTAGGACTgtacacttaaattttaagcCGGCCACTAGCATGTGtttaatcataaaataatgaaatgtcAATCAAAAGGTAATTAAAGGACTTTTTGTTGGTTCATTACTTTATCTAGAATTGTACGTTAAAAAGCACTTCGTACATCAAATTATAGCATGCGGTTCGAAACTGAACCCTCCTGttcactttttaataaattatttttttttatttttatttaaaagcagCATTGCATAAGACAAAAATATGATCTTTTGACGTTTGCtccgattagtttttgagaaaaatagttaaaaatttggtaaaaaaatactataaaaattccgttaaatagtacgtaaacaagtaaaaaacttgtttattgataAGAAGTTGGTTTTGTTTTGGATTGTGCGCTCTCAAATAGTCTTtggctatttttatttattttattgttttttttttataaccaAAAACTGTTCGAGGGggcaaaatctaaaataaaccaattttctattaagaaaaaagttttttcattgtttacggGCTATTTACCTGGAGtttatattgcattttgtaccaaatttatacctgATTTTCGTGAAACtgaatcgatagattttgaatcataATGCACCATTGAATGTGCTTTTGAAAGACTTTTGTTTTGACGTCTCACTCAACTCATGTTTGACATGAATTAAAACAATCAGCATTTTGCGCTATCGGCGTCGcaagcaacattaaaaaaaaatggacaaacgtcacaacatagtattttttgttctaattaatgttgctttttaatttttaaagaataagaatttattaaactgGGTTATGGGGGGGAGGGTGAAAGGGGAGGGGGTCAATTTAGAATCGGACGGTACAATATTCACTCTCTATTAGGGGCCAAATTATTCATGCGCTTTCAGCTTTAACATCATGAAAACTGCCATGGAAACGTTGAAATAGAGCCTAGGGATTCGTCAGATTCTTGGTTTCTGTGGAATTGATG
The sequence above is a segment of the Euwallacea fornicatus isolate EFF26 chromosome 16, ASM4011564v1, whole genome shotgun sequence genome. Coding sequences within it:
- the Syt4 gene encoding synaptotagmin-4, producing the protein MAEEGPIIKPVHGVNYSIIGLCIGGVTFAVMVLLGTYYCYQRRRRLRAKRNGPDQPLAFHSHRRPTAVKSPAGAGSGTHYLKKSPSPTGVSKTPPGLLSPQTPSPTGIVGPLESGVSSHPHFEPRVENQAPKDTCIAENERQSPTKEEQETNEKNLQQSVAYLGQLVFKLRYKHDKNALIVSVVRCKDLPAKDPNTGSSDPYVKLQLLPDKQHKVKTRVLRKTRNPVYDEDFTFYGISFNQLPSITLHFVILSFDRYSRDDIIGEVFCALSNVDIAQIETQQMALSREIQPRSLKIRSQGRGELLVSLCWQPAANRLTVVVLKARNLPKMDVTGLADPYVKIYLLYNGQRIAKKKTHVKKRTLMPVFNESFVFDVPPNGQSLDGISLEFLLLDWDRVTKNEVIGRLELGGAKCTGSALSHWKEVCNSPRRQIADWHKLKE